Proteins from a single region of Bos indicus isolate NIAB-ARS_2022 breed Sahiwal x Tharparkar chromosome 6, NIAB-ARS_B.indTharparkar_mat_pri_1.0, whole genome shotgun sequence:
- the CXCL11 gene encoding C-X-C motif chemokine 11 isoform X2 has translation MSVKGMAIVLTVILCAAIVQGFPMFKGGRCLCIGPGVKAVKVADIEKVSIIYPTNNCDKTEVIITLKTHKGQRCLNPKAKQAKAIIKFKERILKNIKIYEILEKRI, from the exons aTGAGTGTGAAGGGCATGGCTATAGTCCTGACTGTGATATTATGTGCTGCAATTGTTCAAG GTTTCCCTATGTTCAAAGGCGGACGGTGTCTTTGCATAGGCCCTGGAGTAAAAGCAGTCAAAGTGGCAGATATTGAGAAAGTCTCTATAATTTACCCAACTAATAACTGTGACAAAACAGAAGTGAT TATCACCCTGAAAACACATAAAGGACAAAGATGCTTAAATCCCAAGGCAAAGCAAGCGAAAGCTATTATCAAG TTCAAagaaagaattctgaaaaatataaaaatatatgaaatcctGGAAAAGAGGATCTGA
- the CXCL11 gene encoding C-X-C motif chemokine 11 isoform X1, whose product MSVKGMAIVLTVILCAAIVQGFPMFKGGRCLCIGPGVKAVKVADIEKVSIIYPTNNCDKTEVIITLKTHKGQRCLNPKAKQAKAIIKKVQRKNSEKYKNI is encoded by the exons aTGAGTGTGAAGGGCATGGCTATAGTCCTGACTGTGATATTATGTGCTGCAATTGTTCAAG GTTTCCCTATGTTCAAAGGCGGACGGTGTCTTTGCATAGGCCCTGGAGTAAAAGCAGTCAAAGTGGCAGATATTGAGAAAGTCTCTATAATTTACCCAACTAATAACTGTGACAAAACAGAAGTGAT TATCACCCTGAAAACACATAAAGGACAAAGATGCTTAAATCCCAAGGCAAAGCAAGCGAAAGCTATTATCAAG AAAGTTCAAagaaagaattctgaaaaatataaaaatatatga